From the genome of Candidatus Defluviilinea proxima:
GCAGAGGCCATGGTTAAAGTCCGTGTGCAGGGTGAAGTATTGCATACCGCTGCCGAAGGAAATGGTCCCGTCAATGCACTTGACCTTGCTCTGCGTAAAGCCCTCTCTGGGTATTATCCGCAGGTGGCGAACTTCCACTTATCCGATTACAAGGTCCGCATCTTGGATTCGGATCACGGCACAGAAGCCATCACGCGCGTATTGATCGACACAAGGAATTCCACCAGCCGTTGGAGCACCGTTGGTGCGGGCACGAATATCATCGATGCATCTTGGCGCGCGCTCGCCGATTCGTTCGAGTACGGTTTGGTCGTGGCACATTAAATAATTTTTTTGTAGGGGTGGGGTTTCCCTGCCCAATGCATGAGGAAAATCTCGTGAATGGGGCGAGAGAACCTCGCCCCTACGGATTGGAACATACATGAATTTCAACATTACCCTCCTCCCCGGCGACGGTATCGGACCAGAAGTGGTCGCTGAAACCGTGCGCGTGCTGGATGTAGTAGCCAGCAAATACAATCACACCTTCAAATACACTGAGCAGTTAATGGGCGGTTGCTCCATTGATAAACACGGCTCTTCCTTGACTGATGAAGCGCTGGCTGATTGCAAAGCCGCTGATGCGGTTCTGCTCGGTGCAGTGGGCGGCCCCAAATGGGATGACCCCAACGCAAAGGATCGCCCCGAACGCGGACTGCTCGCTCTCCGTAAGGGACTTGGCGTGTTCGCCAATTTGCGCCCTGTGAAGGTTCACCCCGCTTTGATCGATGCCTCGCCATTGAAACGTGAGAAACTCGAAGGTGTGGACATCATGGTCGTGCGTGAATTGACAGGCGGCTTGTATTTTGGCTGGCCCAAGGGACGTGACATCAAAGATGGCCGTGAACGCGCGGTGGATACACTCGAATATTACGACTACGAAGTGAAACGTGTTGTGGATTTGGCTTTCAACCTCGCGCGCGGACGCAAAAAGAAAGTGACCTCTGTCGATAAAGCGAATGTGTTGGAATCATCCCGTTTGTGGCGGCAGATCGCAACCA
Proteins encoded in this window:
- the leuB gene encoding 3-isopropylmalate dehydrogenase, whose amino-acid sequence is MNFNITLLPGDGIGPEVVAETVRVLDVVASKYNHTFKYTEQLMGGCSIDKHGSSLTDEALADCKAADAVLLGAVGGPKWDDPNAKDRPERGLLALRKGLGVFANLRPVKVHPALIDASPLKREKLEGVDIMVVRELTGGLYFGWPKGRDIKDGRERAVDTLEYYDYEVKRVVDLAFNLARGRKKKVTSVDKANVLESSRLWRQIATKIGKENPDIELEHTLVDTASMRLITGPAWMDVVVTENMFGDILTDEASVLAGSMGMLPSASLGEAGVGLYEPIHGSAPDIAGKGIANPTGTILSSAMMLRYSFKLEKEAEAVEKAVHQAVTDGARTADIGGKLTTRQMADEIIKYL